The Pseudofrankia sp. DC12 region GCGCCCAAGGCCAACAGCATCGTTCCAGCCGTGAGCGCCATCGTCACGGACGACGAGGGCCGCATCCTGCTGATACACCGGACTGATAACGACTTCTGGGCGATCCCTGGTGGTGGCCTGGAGCCCGGAGAGTCGGTAAGCCAGGCAACGGCGCGTGAGGTTAAAGAGGAGACCGGTTTCGACGTTGAGGTTACCGGCGTCGTGGGCATCTACTCGAATCCGCACCACGTGGCCGCGTACGACGATGGCGAGGTACGGCAGCAGTTCAGTATTTGCTTTACCACCAGGTTGTTGGGTGGCGCTGCGACCCCTAGCAGTGAGTCCTCAGAGGTTAACTTCGTCGCCGTGGACGATATCCCCGCGCTGAATATGCACGAGTCGATCCGGTTGCGGGTTAACCATTATCTTGAGCACCGGGCGACGCCGTTTATTGGCTAGCGGGGTTTACTGGGTTTACTTACTCGGCTGGAAATTTCCTGACTGCGCGTGACACCTGGCCGCCTTGTTGTGGATCACAACGGTAAAGGGTGGGGGGTCAATTCATACACAACTTATCCCCGCGCGTTATCGGACTGCGAATAAGCGTGAGATAAAGAATATTGCCCCGCATTTATTTGCGGGGC contains the following coding sequences:
- a CDS encoding NUDIX domain-containing protein; its protein translation is MPRRDYLNDPNAPKANSIVPAVSAIVTDDEGRILLIHRTDNDFWAIPGGGLEPGESVSQATAREVKEETGFDVEVTGVVGIYSNPHHVAAYDDGEVRQQFSICFTTRLLGGAATPSSESSEVNFVAVDDIPALNMHESIRLRVNHYLEHRATPFIG